The window TTTCAAATCACAGTGATCTTTCTTCGGAGGGAGACAGGATGGacgattaaaaaaacaaaacaaaaaagtgtgtctgaatgttttCTTCTCAACCCCACGGATTCATTACAATGACATGATTCGAGTTGCTCAGTTGCCATCTATCTGAAGAACCTGACGAACATAATTATCTATCTAGCAGTAACCATTCTTGTTAGGTTTTTACAGCGTGACTGAACACAAGAGGGACATGACAGAGACGTTAGGTGGCTCAGTTCGACTAATAGGTCTACATGGgattatgcatgtgtgtgtgttttgatgcgtTTATGTTCTTTTATTCCCCCACGGTGGCTATCCTGTTGTCTTTGCTTTAGTTAGTCGTAGGTATCAGCGCTTCTTTCTCGCCCTCTGTTCAGTCCAGTTCAGtcattttctcctcctgctcctcctcattgTCTCCCGTCTCCATGGTTACTGAAGCGTCACAGACCAGTCTACCCCTGCGTTCATGCCGGGCTTGCGGAGCGTCAACACGGACATTGAGGCGTCGAATTCAAACTCTACCTGGCTCTCCTGACCACCTGcaggacagaagaggagagagagttagaggaagtgagagagaaaagagtgtCAATCTCATCTTGGACAagaatcaggaaaaaaaaaaaatgtgtaagtgCAGTTGTGTCGGCTATATGAGCCCGTGTTTCTTGTTTTCAAAGAGGCCGCCGCCGAAAATGTATCCCTCGGCTAAGTTTGCTGTCTGCTGATTAGTAGCCGTTACCCTAACCACAAATTCAAAGACATTTTCTCACAAACATTCACACTTGAACTTCTCCAAACCTCTCTAGAGGGGCTCAAGTGTGCACAAAGTTTAGTGGTACACACAAAATagcttcatttaaaaacacattaagtgTTATAACTCGAGGAAGTGTGATCTAGCAGCAGTTGACATGTTCGTACAAGAACAGCTAAAAATAAAGTAACATGAGAAGCCGTGATGATATTCATGAGTAATGAATCATCGAGCTCTACTTTGTCTTTGACCTGTATGAACATTATTTCATTTAGCACAAAAGAGGCACGGATACACTTCCACGCTGCTTTAATCACTGTAAAAAGAGAAGATTAAAAACGATTTGCCAAAACTGTTTCGAAAACTTGGTTCACATGAACTCGGTTTAAGGTTAATGTGAAGATTGTTCCACTCTACTGAAATCTGTTTCAACTCAAAGAAAACGCAGCTGTTCTTTAAAATAAGGAAGTGCAGTGCTTTCTGccacaaatgtttaaaatattcaaataacaTAGTGAAAAAAGGAGTGTTACTATATGGTGACTTATATGTATATCACAtccatgtgtgtgaatgttgtgaTAGATCAGTCTGGAGTCCAGCAAAGCCAGTGAGGCGTGGTGATGGACACTGAGGTCAACATTTTATCAAGCTTAAAACCTGAAATATAATTGGCATTCTTCTtagcatgtctgtatgttaaaGTGCTGTGTGCAGGCCCCTACAATGAACTAACTAACCAGTAGTTGCCTCACAAATGTCAATGCACGTTGCCTCCTCCTCTgcatgcattttcttttcaaaataaaagcctgaagATGCCTTTACAGCTGTTCTATATTGgatattgtgaaaaatatttcattacaaatattgaacttttcaGCTCAAACCTACCGAGCAGCATTCAGTCTATGGCTAAAAATATATCAACCTATGGGAATTAACATGGGGAAGATGTTGTCATGTCACTCACCAGCAGTCTTAAGGGTAACCTTGCTGGGCTTACTGGCTCCCAGTATGATAATGCGTTCGATCCAGGAGCGGGTAGAAAACTGGGCATCCGGAGCCATGTTACTGTGGACCAGGAAGAGACATGGATTTAATATTCAGAGGTTTTACAATATCAAAAATATACAGTAACACTATGGCAGGTTTTCTGCACTGAGACAGAGATAATTCATCActcacacagaggagaggatgtTTTTGGTGAAGGAAAGCTTCCTCAGGATGAACTCCTTCTTTTCATAGTTGAAGGTGTGGCCATCATCTATGTAGAGCTCGCCCTCTGCAGTTCTCTGTCagacaaaaaaagtgaaaaggtCAGAACTTTGCGTGTCAGAATAGCAGTGGGTGACAGGTGGCTCTTGTAGCTATCACAATGGTTTGTACAACTGAGTTACCTGGGGGTTAAGAGCCACATATAGAGTGTAGGGATCGTGCTCCATGCAGGTGGAAGACCTGCGAACTCGTAGCTTCCTGGGAATAATGGAGCCGCCGCGCTGGAACACAGGGatctgaaagaaagagagagctcCATAttaaaacaagaggaaaaatataAACTATGAAAGACTGTTGAACACTTCGGACTATCGAAGATTGTGATTGTAGGTAAAGTCATCATCGGGCATTTTAGTGTCTTACAGAGCTCATGGTGACAGGAATGTAAAGGTTCTGGGCTCCATTGTGCTTCTGGAACGTGTGGACGTCAAACCAAAGCtgaggaacacacaaacacacaccagataAGAAAAGGTTTCATCAAGACAAAGAACTCCTGAGTGTGCAGTCATGTTACTGACGCAGTAGGTGCTGAAAGATGAGTAACTGCCTCCTCTTACCTCGTCTTTGCCAGGCAGGTAGGCGGTGACTCCCCTGGCTCCCTCCTCAGTAACCGGGTGCACCAACAAGTCTCTCCCTGCAGCACAGTTGAGTCATGTCAGCGAGTCTAATAATTGTTTGGAATCACGTCTGCCTCTCTGATGCCTGATATTCAAGTTTTCATTCTAGTTTGTCCGCTTGTAACTCGGCTGTTCCCGCGAAAAACAGACGTGATCCACACCCAACACATGTCATCATTGTTTCACAACAATAACTGCAGTGCAACAGATTTGGAGAACTCAGCTGCAGAGATTGTGTATTCAATTAATTCGATAAGGCTAGTTTGAACATTAGACATTGAGGTTTTTAAGTAGATTCTTATCTAAAAATCACAAACAGATCTCTTGGAACAAAGCACATTGGagttttaatgttctgtgtcTCACCAATCAAGAACTCGTCATCGATAGCAAAAGTAGCAGGATCCTGAGGATACTCCACCCACAGTGGTCTGCAACAGAGATACAAATGTCAGCTGCATTGGAATATGATTCATAATCATTATCAGATTCGGGACATTTGGCTAAATTTTGGCTACATTCTCTCTGTTTAAGGCAGTGTTTGCTTatgtattactgcagtaatgAGTAATTACATGACATTATTACACTGAAAGAACAGAGCATAAACACAAGATTCAACCACTTAAACTTAATTAAGTTGCTGCATAAATAATACATTGAAGCATGTTGTGTTGGTATCACAGCTGAGCCTACTGCATGCTTACTTGATCTGTGAATAAATCCTGTTAATTAACATTCACCttgcacacaaaagccagatgttagtcGGTGTAAGGGAGGTTTTCGACTAATGTAAACGGGGTAAATGTGAGGATATTCACAATTCTCcctctgatttattttataatgATCTGTAGTAAGACCTTATATTCTCCCATCCCCactcaacacagaaaaagacaacatgaaagagaaacaaacagattCGGTGTTTCCCGTCCAGTCCTCACCTCATGATGGGCTCTCCAGTCTGGTGTGCTTGGTAGAACTGCTGGTACCAGTAGGGCAGGAGGGTGTAGCGCTGGCGCACCGCTTCACGGATCAGCGCTGTGTTTTCAGGACCGAACAGCCAGGGCTCGCGGCGGGGTGTGTCCAGGTGAGCGTGGGCCCTGAAGAACGGCTGGTAAGCGCCCGTCTGGTACCAACGCACAAGCAGCTCAGTGCTGGGAGACTTGAAGAATCCACCGACATCAGCTGTGAGACAGACGAGGTCAGTGTTAGGAGTCAGAGTCAGATAAGGGCTTTCAGAGCctgatgtaaacaaaacagCCAGAAACAACATCATCTTGAGATCTGCCATTCTTGGAACTTTTGGCCAGAACCGGAGGAGAATTTGATATTTGTACAAAATTAGCTTCAATTAATGTAGGTGCATTGGCATAAACACCTGACCTCCTCATCAATGTGACATATTTTCAGTTACAGTTCTCTAAATGTTTTGTAGTTTGAGTtattataataaaaacaacaacaacaacaataaactttatataaaacaaaaaggagaaattaGCAGTTAACAGTATACTGATCACACTCACCACCACAGAAAGAGATTCCAACCAGGCCTAGGCTCAGACACATGGGGATGGAGATTTTCAGATGGTCCCACTCAGCAGCGTTATCGCCGGTCCACACAGCACCTAAAGACACATACGCACTTCAACACACTTGGTCCTGCACTAAGATAACAAAGGTTTCTGCATTTACTCCTTACACACTTTGTATTTTGTATCTTTCACTAAAATTTAATATTCTACACCATTTATCCTCATAAAAACCTACTTGTTACTTGTTgtactgaacattttttttgagAATTTCCATTAGGGATTAATACAAGTTCTACCTCTATTCTTGTCTAATCCAAGTTTCATTGAAGAACTAAAAAAGGTCTTACCGTAGCGCTGTGACCCAGCAAAGAAGGCTCTGGTCAGGACAAAAGGTCGCTCGACTCCTCCTGACCTCTGGATCAAACCCTCCGCCGTGGCCATTTGCTGCAGGTTGCACACAGGATAATCATTGAAGCAGTGGGGGGGATTTTTATGCAAATCATCAGATTCATTAGATTATTTCTGCAAGATTACTTAACTAATATTATGTTGAAGGGCTGCGGCCACATTTTATATTGCTAATATTTCATAATTTGTATTCTAATGGTTTCTGCTTGGTGTACACATAAATACTCAACCAcaccagaaaaacaacaaagtctGAAATCAAAATATTGAACAGAAAGCTTTGGTTCATTCCCACAAAGAAACAGACGACCTGTGTGCACTCACCACATAGAAGCCATACAGGTTGTGGACGTCACGGTGCTCCCAGGCTCCGTGCATGGCATCCTTGTGCATGGTAACCTCTGGCCCATTAAAGACTGACGGCTCATTCATGTCGTTCCACGTATAGAGGTTCTCCATGGAACCCTGGAGAGCAGACAGGGATTGTGGATATCAGTCTCAAGGACGGACTAATTACATTACGAAAAAACTGCCATTTTAAACTCATGAACTGATTCATTAAACCTCGGCGGAGAAGAAAGTCAGTAGCTAATAGCAGCAAACTTTAACTGTAGTGGGCAGCTCCTGAGTCAAAACATACTATATGtactgatgcagcatgtaatctgtaaagttaCTAGTAACTGAAGTTTTTGAATCAATGTAGTGCAGTAAAagatatttgcctccaaaatgtagtggagtggaagtataaagttccagaaaaaggaaaatactcaggtaaagtacaagtatttcaaaattgtacttaaacaCAGTTCTTGAGTGAATGTAgatacattccatcactgcttaaGACTCACCTCATACTGATCGTAGGCGAACATGCTGGCCCACCAGGCCCTCATGTCTGCACGGGTGAAATCTGGATAGCCAGCGCTTCCTGAAAAAGATGCGAAGCGAAAGGGAAGTAAGAGAAGTGTTCCTTGTTGGAATGAAGACCTCTGCACACCGAGAAACAACTTCTCCTCATCGAAGATCCAATTTATAAAGTATATTTAGAGATACATTGATGTTGAGGTGTCAGTCGTCTCTTACCAGGCCAACACCAGCCCTCGTAGTCTCCCCCATCTTTATTCTTGATATAGAAACCCTTAGAGCGGATTTCATTGTGGATCTTGTAGTTGCTGTCTACTTTAATATGAGGGTCCACAATGGCAACcatctgtaaaaacaacaaaactaaaattAGTAAAAAGTAAACTATATTGTGGATCCTAACATGAGGGTGGCGAAGGAATATTTGTCATCTCTACCTTGCGTTTCTTCTCCACCAGACCCTGCAGCATCTCCTTCGGGGATGCAAACTTGTGTGGATCCCAGGTGAAGTAGCGCTTCCCGTCCGTGTGCTCGATGTCGAGCCAGATGAAGTCATAGGGGATGTCGTGCTCGTCAAAGCCTGCATCCACCTCCTGCACGTCCTTCTGGTCGTTGTAGTTCCAGCGGCACTGGTGGTAGGCCagagcagagaggggagggaaagaCTGGGTGCCTGATGGACGACATGAGGAGAAAAGCTTTAAGAAAGGTACTGATACTTCTATAAGTTGGTAGTAAAACTTTATCTTGACTTTAGCATCCTAGTTAGAGATTTTAATTGTTAGGACTTGTTAAAAACTGAGCAAATGCCTTTGTGTTTAATATCTGAATGACCAGAGTTCTCTCCGAATTCAGTTCATAATTACAACCTTAATATAAGTGAAAGAAAAACGCTTAAATTGATAAGCCTCTAATGGGGCTTTTCCATACACATGCTGGCTCGGCTTCACTATGCTTCACTCGTCACGACAGCCCAACACTGCAGGGATTTGTATTTTGACTACAACAgggctacctgcttgaaggtgtcTCTTTAGCCAATGATGCACTTGTTCTGAATTGCGGTCAAAAGTGGCTGTAAATACTCGTTGGTGCAGTATTATTGAAGAATAACTTAAGAAACCtgataaacatttttcatttcctataaattcttcacaataaaagtagtagtagttaTTTAAATAAGAGCTTTAATCATAAAGAAGCAAAATCCAAATGTTGGGTTTTCGCCAGCAGCAACTTAACAAGATTTCTTGTAGTATAGCTGAAAGCGGACACGATGAAAGGAAGAGAATGTTAGGATACAAACCACCAAGATTCAGGTAGAGGCTACCAAAGTACAAAGTGATGAACAcagagacttaaaaaaaaagcaacatctTTCTCTCTGATCTCCTTCACAGACAAACAAGCAACAAAAGCCAAAAGTGCTAATGGAAGGTTTGTCCTGGAAAAAACATGGGAAAGAAAGCATTGTATTTTCATATGAATGGGTAGTTGTCCATCGTCCTACCTGTGAGGGAGGCATACTGAGAGAAGATGTCTTTGGGTGTTGGTCCAAGCATAATGAAGACATCGATGATGCCGCTTTCAGAAATCCAACGCACATCCGTCTGCGGCGTCTCACTGGAGCCCTgcacgtaatccagcattttcccAAACACAgtctggggagagagagaaaagtatGTGAGTGACGGACTGGGCTGGCTATTTGTGACAAAAACAGTTCAAGGTGCAAAaggtggaagaagaagagacgtACCTTTCCAGCTGTGTTGGAGCTGATATCCACCCAGGTCTCAGCAGCATTGAGCCAGAAGATGCCTGTGGTCCGCTGGGCGTTGTGGGCCAACATGACAGGGACAGCGCCGTAAAGGGCCATGGGGTTGTAAAGCTCGTACTGGAAGACATCCAGGTTGTAGAGCCGATACGGATCACCATTACTGAAACAGAAGGACACTTACTTAGGCTTGACTCAATGAAGACTACACTCTATGTAACAGAACCCCTCAAATATCTTCATTTTGTATGCGAGATACAACTTGTTGTTGACACTCACTCTGTTGTTTTGAGTCTGAGGGTGTCTGCGTGTTCTGGGATGCCGTAGACGTGCTCAACCCCCGGCAACGAAAAATCTAAACTAACAGCAGAGGGACctgtgaggagagagaaacCCATGATCAGTTAGAGGAGtaggaagatggagagaaaataCCAGGTTACACACAAGATTAAAAACACAGTTCAGTTAAAATGAACAGTGACAGAATATATACGCAAATATGACTTACCACTAGGTTTACTATCGGCATGCGATTTAAACGATTCCTCCCACATCCCGTCTTCgactttctcttcctcttcctttgcTGTCTGGCAGGCAAACAGGGGGAACAGACATCATTTACAAAAGAAGAATAAGCCTGAGtacagaaatgttaaataaagaGAGGAAAGGGAAAGTGCGTTTCAGAGTGTTGTACCTCGGCCTGGTTTGCTGGATCagcctcctctttcttctcgcCCTCTGGGTCTGCCTGACTGCTTCCATGGGAAAAAGAACCGAAAGGGGAAGGGGACacggggaaaagaaagaaatgtcacCTTGGCAAAGGCATGCTATCTTATGACGTGTAACAAAATGTGGGGAATATAGTTAAACTAtgataaaaaggaaaaggacGTACAAACAGGGAGGTTGGTGGATGCCCCCTGACTCAAATGACAACAAATACACTACATGGTCCTAAATTACTTTAATGACAAAGGGGACTGAGCAACTCCCTACCTTGTGGCTATTTAAAGCTAGGCATTACGGGACAGGACCTCTTGAGGCTGCAACACGCGAACTTACAGAATCAAGTGCTACCCAGTGGATTCCCCATATTACATGATGTAATCGTGGCCATGGCATTGCACCAAAGACCCACTCAAACAAGCCTTCAACCGCCAAAAGTTTGGCTCATGATTCGCAGCAGGCGATGCACATGCAAGAGGCAGCAGTGCCAACATGGGTTTTTGAAAAGCTTGTTATGCTGTATTCATATTAAAGCGGAAAAACAAGGCTACTGCGTCACATGTTCGGTGTTGCAGGATTCTTGGGACAGACTCACGATCATAAACTTCAGACGAGGGATAAAAACTGTGCAAAGATCCACATCCTGGCGTCTACTTTACCAACAAACCAGCAATGAAGAAGATCAGCTATTGCTGTTCAAAGTTAGCTCAAAGCAGAGATGCGAAACGGGTGACAGAGGGGCCAAATCCCAATGTCTTCACTAAATCCTTAAGCCCTGAGCCCTCTGGGACTTAGCTGACATCAACTGGTAGGTGTTTGAGTAAGAGATCTTCAAGGGGCTGAAATGGTATAATAGGAACGGGGTAGCATTGTGACATTTTGCTTTACCTTGGAGGCTTTTggtcagattttattttattttttaaagaacccTACTGAACTGCAACTAGCAATTATTGTCACTATCAATTAATATGCTTAATCTTGACAAAATTtcatgataaagaaaaaaaaaaataaaaatactcttcacaatttcccagagcccaaagtgacatcaaaGTCTTTCTTATATCCAcgattcaaaaaaaaaaaagacgactTATATACTATCATAGCAGCTCTGATAACATAAGCCTTAACATGTTGGTTGACACAGCTAGAAGAAATTGGTAAGACTGAGATATGTCAAATCTGTCCtgaagatttgtgtgtgttgccttCACACCGCTGGGTATTCAACCGTTGGAACATATGACTTTAGTTTAGCACCACAATATGAAAGACGGGTAGGGAGCATCCTCTCAAACAATAAATGCAGCAACtactcacatttaagaagcttgaaTAAGGATGTGTTTGACGTTTTTGCTTGAAATGTTACTGTAACGACCATTACTGAcactcaaacagtgttcttgtcCCACACATGGACACAAATGGCTCATACTTTCCCCAGGAAACGTTTCAGTTTTGTctcaaaatgatgatgatttgttATTGTACAGTTTCACTCACCAACTCTACTCATTAATTTAGCCGCCCTCCATCTCAAATTCCAGCTACACTTCATAAATCAGTGTGGGACGGTCACaatacaccacacacacatacacaacaacGACATGGAGGGCTTCTACAGAACCTGTTTTTCCGCAGTAATGACAGAACGGTCAGCAGAAAATGTCCCAATTTAGAGAATTATTACCTCGAAAACTGGAACGCAAACTAAAGCATAACCACAAAGAGAGATGTTGCTGTCTGGTTTGGGAACGGGGCTTCTTGATCTGAAAATTAGACACAAACTAGCTGGTGGGAGGCAGACTacgtgtgtgtgaggacagaaaaGCTTTGGGTTGATGCAGCTTCTGCGACTAGCATCATTTTTCATCTACCGCAGTTAGCTCTGAACGAAAACTGAGCAAGCTTGACGAATCATTTCAGCTAACGTAACTGGTCAAGAAACAGTCAGTCATGCAGCTACAGTGTTAGATCTGCTCTACGGCGATGATTTAGTAAATCAGACGCTGATCGGACAGAACAGTGGTGCACAGTTAAATCACTGGTAGGCACAGCAGACCCTAGATCATTGGGTTGTATGTTTTTTTACGATCAGgatgattttttctttgtttcatgaaataagacaaaaaaaatcaacacctAAGTGGCTCAAATGATCCTTTGAAAACATGAGGATGATAACAAGGGGCTGGACTGACCCCTTAATTCTGGTTcgaattaaaatacagacatgcacacacactcatccacgcccctctctcactctcagtCACATTTATTTCAGGGTGTTTGGTGTGATGGGAGTCCCTACACTTTTTGACACTATTGGCAGCATTAGCACAAGGAACAGAATACACACTTACAAATCTTAAGGGTCTTTACCTAGAGAATACCCTCTTGATATTATCCCACACGCTAGCCACTGTGCTAGTTACTTTATAGGAGAAACTAGGATGAtaggggagaagaggacagaacAACGAGTCAGAGACAATACTCAAAAACAAACCATTTCATGggaacaaaaatagaaaatcatcCACTGAGTGAGGACGTGGATTAAAAGAGACGGCTGGCATTtggaaatgtgtgtgcatgcgcggCTTCTCACGTGTCCTTGCGCATCCTCAGGTGCTCGAAGGCCAGCAGGCCGCGAGAGTTCAGCGACATCAACACGTCTCGCCCTTCCATGATGTCCAGCCGGAATGGCCGGGCGCTGACGATGACCCTCTGAGACTCCGCCCCCAGGGACAGCACAACTCCGTTCTCGTCCTGAGACAAGAGAGACAGGCTGGGGCCGagggacaggaagaggagaggaggttaAAGAGAGGATTTGAttagaaaaacagaataattatATACTCACTATCTGCTCCAAACTTAGAATCTCATTTCAAACTGTTTAGTTCGGCTTTACAAGAATGTAATAAGGTAAACCGACAGCATTTCTGAGAGATGAAGGGAGAAAGcaattatctttttaaatggATGGGCTCCTCTGTGTCACTGTAGCCTTGTCTTGTTCCTTGACCTACAGTAAAAAATGCCAATTTTTCTTTTCCCAATTTGGATCTGTTTTGTTTGAGACATATTTTACACAACACGTCTTTGTCACAGCAGATATTCTGACCGACTGCAGAAGGAAAAGTACAGGTGTTCTCTTTATTTTACGCCTGCACCCTCCCGAGGACCCTGACACATCAACTGTAGGCCAACAGCATGGCCGTTGGCGAGCCCATGTTGTGCTTGTTGCTGCAGCGTGTCCAACACACTGTTCAGCCAAGTAAATCACTGCATGAGAAGACAAGTGGATAAAGAGCCGGTTGCCGCACTACCCATGATTTCCACCCATTTAACGTGGTTTCTCCTTATTTTTTCACTCCCATCAGACATATTCTTGATAAGAAGTGGCCATATCAGCGAGAGTGGCATCCAGAAATTCTGCTTTATCCCTACAACAACAATTTTgggggagtttttttttctatccaaATGTAGTTTGGATCTTTTTCAAAGATGAAGATTGATGTCCTCAAACATCTAGTTTTGTTTACAACCCaatgatattcagtttactgtcaaaaagggaaatatgtgaaaatattcacacgtatgaagctggaatcagataaCCTTTACTTTAAACTTGATGAATCAATTATCAATAGTTGGCAAATAATCAAACCGTTGCTGCTCtaaaactgacacacacaactgGTAGGACTGCACACAGAAAAGAGTTCCTTTTGCCTTTTAAGTTTGACATATCAAAACTTACACCCAGCCGCCCACCACCTCCACACTATTACTTAGCACCCTTGGGAGACTTACGGCTCAGTAGGTGGCTCCCTGATGAGCACATCTGGGACCTCATAGCGCGGCTTCAGGGGTTTCAGCTCGTTAATCTTCACCCTTGTTATGTTTCCCTGGAGACGGTAGAGCTCGAGCAGCAGACGCACCTGAGAGGCGAACACAGAAAGAGGGGTgagagagggatgaggagaAGCAAAGGAGAGTA of the Sparus aurata chromosome 18, fSpaAur1.1, whole genome shotgun sequence genome contains:
- the ganabb gene encoding neutral alpha-glucosidase AB isoform X3, whose translation is MASVLLLWLAVCLSGTWAVDKGNFKTCDQSAFCKRQRALKPGESPYRALLETMELTNTRLTLQLINDNNKVRLLLELYRLQGNITRVKINELKPLKPRYEVPDVLIREPPTEPLSLLSQDENGVVLSLGAESQRVIVSARPFRLDIMEGRDVLMSLNSRGLLAFEHLRMRKDTFSYKVTSTVASVWDNIKRVFSSSQADPEGEKKEEADPANQAETAKEEEEKVEDGMWEESFKSHADSKPSGPSAVSLDFSLPGVEHVYGIPEHADTLRLKTTDNGDPYRLYNLDVFQYELYNPMALYGAVPVMLAHNAQRTTGIFWLNAAETWVDISSNTAGKTVFGKMLDYVQGSSETPQTDVRWISESGIIDVFIMLGPTPKDIFSQYASLTGTQSFPPLSALAYHQCRWNYNDQKDVQEVDAGFDEHDIPYDFIWLDIEHTDGKRYFTWDPHKFASPKEMLQGLVEKKRKMVAIVDPHIKVDSNYKIHNEIRSKGFYIKNKDGGDYEGWCWPGSAGYPDFTRADMRAWWASMFAYDQYEGSMENLYTWNDMNEPSVFNGPEVTMHKDAMHGAWEHRDVHNLYGFYVQMATAEGLIQRSGGVERPFVLTRAFFAGSQRYGAVWTGDNAAEWDHLKISIPMCLSLGLVGISFCGADVGGFFKSPSTELLVRWYQTGAYQPFFRAHAHLDTPRREPWLFGPENTALIREAVRQRYTLLPYWYQQFYQAHQTGEPIMRPLWVEYPQDPATFAIDDEFLIGRDLLVHPVTEEGARGVTAYLPGKDELWFDVHTFQKHNGAQNLYIPVTMSSIPVFQRGGSIIPRKLRVRRSSTCMEHDPYTLYVALNPQRTAEGELYIDDGHTFNYEKKEFILRKLSFTKNILSSVNMAPDAQFSTRSWIERIIILGASKPSKVTLKTAGGQESQVEFEFDASMSVLTLRKPGMNAGVDWSVTLQ
- the ganabb gene encoding neutral alpha-glucosidase AB isoform X5; amino-acid sequence: MAAFTERMASVLLLWLAVCLSGTWAVDKGNFKTCDQSAFCKRQRALKPGESPYRALLETMELTNTRLTLQLINDNNKVRLLLELYRLQGNITRVKINELKPLKPRYEVPDVLIREPPTEPLSLLSQDENGVVLSLGAESQRVIVSARPFRLDIMEGRDVLMSLNSRGLLAFEHLRMRKDTQADPEGEKKEEADPANQAETAKEEEEKVEDGMWEESFKSHADSKPSGPSAVSLDFSLPGVEHVYGIPEHADTLRLKTTDNGDPYRLYNLDVFQYELYNPMALYGAVPVMLAHNAQRTTGIFWLNAAETWVDISSNTAGKTVFGKMLDYVQGSSETPQTDVRWISESGIIDVFIMLGPTPKDIFSQYASLTGTQSFPPLSALAYHQCRWNYNDQKDVQEVDAGFDEHDIPYDFIWLDIEHTDGKRYFTWDPHKFASPKEMLQGLVEKKRKMVAIVDPHIKVDSNYKIHNEIRSKGFYIKNKDGGDYEGWCWPGSAGYPDFTRADMRAWWASMFAYDQYEGSMENLYTWNDMNEPSVFNGPEVTMHKDAMHGAWEHRDVHNLYGFYVQMATAEGLIQRSGGVERPFVLTRAFFAGSQRYGAVWTGDNAAEWDHLKISIPMCLSLGLVGISFCGADVGGFFKSPSTELLVRWYQTGAYQPFFRAHAHLDTPRREPWLFGPENTALIREAVRQRYTLLPYWYQQFYQAHQTGEPIMRPLWVEYPQDPATFAIDDEFLIGRDLLVHPVTEEGARGVTAYLPGKDELWFDVHTFQKHNGAQNLYIPVTMSSIPVFQRGGSIIPRKLRVRRSSTCMEHDPYTLYVALNPQRTAEGELYIDDGHTFNYEKKEFILRKLSFTKNILSSVNMAPDAQFSTRSWIERIIILGASKPSKVTLKTAGGQESQVEFEFDASMSVLTLRKPGMNAGVDWSVTLQ